One segment of Dermochelys coriacea isolate rDerCor1 chromosome 5, rDerCor1.pri.v4, whole genome shotgun sequence DNA contains the following:
- the GDNF gene encoding glial cell line-derived neurotrophic factor isoform X1 has protein sequence MKLWDVVAVCVVLLSTVSTSPLPAGKTPPEGPPSVVEGPEDDHPPISLPPPYAVQSDSNMPEDYPDQFDNVVDFIQATIKRLRRSPDKQTPIFSKRERSRQNAAVNTENSSKKGRRGQKGKNRGCVLTEIHLNVTDLDLGYETKEELIFRYCSGSCDAAETTYDKILKNLTRKKKLVNDKVRQACCRPTAYDDDLSFLDDNLVYHILKKHSAKRCGCV, from the exons ATGAAGTTATGGGATGTTGTGGCTGTCTGCGTGGTGCTGCTCAGCACGGTCTCCACATCCCCGCTGCCCGCCGGTAAGACGCCTCCCGAGGGGCCCCCTTCAGTGGTAGAGGGGCCTGAAGACGATCACCCCCCCATCAGCCTGCCGCCTCCCTATGCTGTGCAAAGTGACT CTAACATGCCAGAGGATTATCCAGATCAGTTTGACAATGTAGTGGACTTTATTCAAGCCACTATAAAAAGACTAAGAAGGTCACCAGATAAACAAACTCCAATTTTTTCTAAGCGGGAGAGAAGTCGGCAAAATGCAGCAGTTAATACAGAAAATTCCAGTAAAAAGGGACGGAGAGGTCAAAAGGGCAAAAATCGAGGTTGTGTCTTAacagaaatacatttaaatgtgACTGACTTGGATTTGGGATATGAAACCAAAGAAGAGTTGATTTTCCGGTACTGCAGTGGATCTTGTGATGCAGCCGAGACCACATatgacaaaattttaaaaaatttaaccaGAAAGAAAAAGCTGGTCAATGATAAAGTGAGGCAAGCTTGCTGCAGACCCACTGCCTACGATGATGACCTTTCATTTTTGGATGATAACTTAGTTTACCATATATTGAAAAAACATTCCGCTAAAAGATGTGGatgtgtctga
- the GDNF gene encoding glial cell line-derived neurotrophic factor isoform X2: MKLWDVVAVCVVLLSTVSTSPLPAANMPEDYPDQFDNVVDFIQATIKRLRRSPDKQTPIFSKRERSRQNAAVNTENSSKKGRRGQKGKNRGCVLTEIHLNVTDLDLGYETKEELIFRYCSGSCDAAETTYDKILKNLTRKKKLVNDKVRQACCRPTAYDDDLSFLDDNLVYHILKKHSAKRCGCV, translated from the exons ATGAAGTTATGGGATGTTGTGGCTGTCTGCGTGGTGCTGCTCAGCACGGTCTCCACATCCCCGCTGCCCGCCG CTAACATGCCAGAGGATTATCCAGATCAGTTTGACAATGTAGTGGACTTTATTCAAGCCACTATAAAAAGACTAAGAAGGTCACCAGATAAACAAACTCCAATTTTTTCTAAGCGGGAGAGAAGTCGGCAAAATGCAGCAGTTAATACAGAAAATTCCAGTAAAAAGGGACGGAGAGGTCAAAAGGGCAAAAATCGAGGTTGTGTCTTAacagaaatacatttaaatgtgACTGACTTGGATTTGGGATATGAAACCAAAGAAGAGTTGATTTTCCGGTACTGCAGTGGATCTTGTGATGCAGCCGAGACCACATatgacaaaattttaaaaaatttaaccaGAAAGAAAAAGCTGGTCAATGATAAAGTGAGGCAAGCTTGCTGCAGACCCACTGCCTACGATGATGACCTTTCATTTTTGGATGATAACTTAGTTTACCATATATTGAAAAAACATTCCGCTAAAAGATGTGGatgtgtctga